The Hyla sarda isolate aHylSar1 chromosome 2, aHylSar1.hap1, whole genome shotgun sequence genome includes the window TTTGTATTGTTGTAATAAAGCTTGATGATTTTTGTGAGTTTAATGGGAATCTGTCAGTTCTATATtgtgctcagagctgcagacatgggcagaCAACTTATAGGGGGATTTAAACAATACCAGTCTTgtagctgatggctgtttgcaaagttatcaAACTATGAgcatgctgagctgcagcatgcctgccttctccctcccccacccctgccTTACCTGTATAACTGATGTTGGAAGCCAAACCCTGTACATCATCatgcagaatgggggggggggggagaaggcatTCATGCTTCTATTTAGCTTAGaaagaaaacatgattttatgaCATTTTAGCTTTTTATCAGCTAAAAGGTATTATCTGTTTCATCTCCCCATCAGctatctgcccatgtctgcagctATGTGCATTATATACAGCAGACAGATTCCCTTAAGCCTAAGTTCACACAGTGGCTTTGCTGCAGAAACTTTTAGAAGGTTGTGCAGTCTTTATTGCAACTTCCCATTTTGTAGAAAGAGAATAAAAACTCACCATATCgactatttttttaattaactaatttaatttattaaattttttctatTAAACACAGGTAACCCTAAGCAAAATCAAGAATTTTACTTCTTTCCCATTGaagtagaaaaaacaaaaaaacaaatcctATGTTCTTTTCACAGCAGGGACTAATGCGCTacccaatgaaaaaaattatttccatgtgaaaatttttCCACAGTGTCTAGATCTGTTAAATATTCATTCACTGTGCTGCCACAGTGTCCTGCTTTGGATTTTCCACCCACAGATTCTGACGGAAAATCCGCAGCAAATCCGCCGCATGTGAACTTGGTCCAACTGTTCatagtatatagggctgtgtttcccaaccagacaccttgggttgggaaacgctgatgtaGGGTGACATGCCCAAGGGATGAGAGTATGACCCTTATGACATTCCATACACTAGCCTTTCTctgatatacacacagtatatcagTAGTGGGTAGGTTCTGCTTGCTTGGTATAAGTAGTCTCTGTTTACTACATTCTAAATTTTGCTATAACGGGGTGTCACAATACACTTGTAAATGTGGCCACTTTTTTATATTTCGTAATATGTTTGCGCCAATGTTTATAGCTGTAGGTGGTGGGGATATGAGAGTCCTAGTGACCACAGGGCGTAATACAGATGTTGAACCTATAATTCAAGAACCATTCAAAAGGCCATTGGCCCAATTGTTCAAActgtttttaaataattttttattatcttaTGACTTGATAACAAAAATgtgtagataaaatattttatgatTTTAAATGTTTTAAGCAAAATTATAATAGTCAGCCATCCTGGTAGCAAAAGGGACCAATGGTATTTTAGGTTAATCTGAATATTTGCAGTGTTTGGCTTAATTTGGGTATATTTAACATTCTGCATGTCTGTGTTGCTATTGCTTTTGGatcacaaatcaaatttacttttAATTCAATTTGTGTGTAATTCTGTGTAATGCGATATTATACATAGTAACCTCTGGAAAAACAGTTCATGTTGGTTTTCCCACAGACATCGATGTGGATGATTCTCTCGTGGAGCCAATACTCCTTGGCCAAAGAGAGAAGACTGTGaaccaaagtgaaaaaccacTGGAATTTGGAAAGAGTTATGGCGGAGTCGGTAAAGTAAACTATGTATCTGACAATCCCACAAGCCAACCAGGAAAAGTCTACGTTCCCAAAAATGAAGACTTCATGACTCCTGACAGGGCTACTGATGTGCAGTCATCCTACGACTTTGTAGATGAGCCAAAGACTAGGACTCAGGATATTGACTATATCAAAAAGTGGAAACATCCATATGCTTCGGAAAAAGAAGACTTTGGGGCAGTGCAGGAGTTTCCTAATGTTAATTTTGGAGAAGGTGCGGATGGTTCTGTTAAATCCTATCCAGAATATGGGACCAAGTCTAGGTATTCGCCTAAAGAATACAAAATTGATACAAAATATAAGTCAGTTGCTCTTAGGAATACACCTGACATTGATGGTAGACAAGTAATACCAGCATCCAAATTTCCAGAAGCCCAAAATTTGCCCTCATCTTCTAGACCAGTGAGCGGAGATTTCCAAACACGTGAAATGTTCTTACGTGAGAATAGAGGAAAAATAGACTTGCCCAAGTCTGCCAACTTTAAAGTAATGTCCATGAAAGATAGAATTCATGATATGCCAAGAGAACAGATGCCTAACCCTTCCCAGTTTCAGAGCTTGAAGCATTTCTGGAATGTAGAGGACAAAAATCAGTCTAAGGAAGATTTGGATACGTCACCACAAAGAATCCTGACAGATGTCTTGAAGAGGAACAAGCCTACTCGAGCTGACCTGAAACCAAGGAACTCTAAAGAGAGTCCTATAGATGACCACAGTCTTCCCAGTTCATTTGACAGCCTATCTGAGGAGGAACAGACTTCTCACAAAGTAGCTTCTTGGTTAGCACGATCTCCTGCTGTTTATGGGACTGAGCAAGTGGATGCTAGTGAAGATCAAGTCCATTCTGGTGAAGAAGTAATGGAAAGTGTTGAGAAGACCATGGTAGATAGGAAGAGCCAAGCAGAAGATTTTTCAAGTGCACTTCAGAAATTAACAGAAGAAGCTTCACAGGTTCCCAAGATTACCAACACTGAACGCCTTAAGAGTGAACCTATACAGATTTATCCAGTTGCTGAGCCCGCCTCGTTTGAGAAAAAGAAAACATCAATTTTAGTGAATTCGGCAGAAAAGAAGCATCCTGCTATAGGATTTTATGAACGGGTTGCACAAATAAGTAGCACACAGTCCCCTGCGAAACAAACTAAAATAGTTGATGTACCAGCAGTAGGCACTGAGCAGTATCCAAAAGAAGTTGAAGAAAGTGTAGAAAGAGCTGTAGCACCAGCAAAAACAGCAAATGAATTCAAAATTGCTTTTCAGAAGCTTATGGAAGAAGATCAGTCCTCCAAATCTGATGATGAAAACCAAGTAGAAGAATCGAACCTACAAAGTGGGAAGCAACCATTGGTTGAGGAGCATGAGATTATAGAGAGATCCTCTGTTCCCAAAGGAAATGATCATCAGGAATTTGTTTCGGCCCTGAAAAAGCTGGAAATTGAAGCTTCCACACCACTCAACGTTGCGGATCAGGATGAGCAGCTTGAAAGCGTATCGCCACCAAAGTCAGTGAGTCCTGTGATGTCTGCAAATTTTCAGAAGCTTATGAGCGAGGAACAACCAATGAATGAGACTCAAGAGATTATAGAGAAATCTTCTGTACCTAAAGGGAATGATCAACAGGAGTTTATCTCTGCACTGAAAAAACTTGAGATTGAAGCTTCCACACCACTCGACGTTGAAGATCAGAAAGAGCTACCTGAAATTGTATCCCCTCCGAAAACAGTGAGTCCTGTGAAATCTGCCTTTAAAATTGGTTTTGAACATATGACTCCAACTGAAGATGTATTGGAGTCTACTCAAAAGGTCAATGTAGCTTATCCAATTCAGTCATCTCCAACCTATCGTAAAGATAGAAACGAGTTTGAAGAAGTGGTTGAGAGAAGCACAGCACATAATAGAACAGATGAAGGTGACCTCAGTGCTTCGCCGAAGAAACAGGACGACGAAGCTGCAGTCAGTGACCCAAGTCTAGAACTAGAGGAGACCTATGAAAAGCCAAAAATGACCCCAACTTTACAAAGCACAATGCTAATTTCTACTGTACAAAACGTTGAAAGTCCAAGTTTTGATGTAAAAACTATTCCTTCCTCATCTGTGGAAAACCAATCCTATTTAGAAGATCCATATTCAATGAGAAACAGCAAGTCAAAAGAGGAGGCTGAGGACACTTATGTGATCCCTGAAAGAGAAATGCCTAAATATACTTATGATGGAGAAGGAAAGCTTCCGGTGGAAGAAGAAACCGTAGAAAAGACTATTGTTAATATGGAAGAGAGCAGTGCAGACTACCGTAGGCGGTTAACGCAGCTGGAAGAAGAAGCAACGATCCCAGAAGAACCAGAAGATCTGTCATTCAGTGAGAAGTTCCACGTTTCACAGGCTCCAATGAAGGAAGTGTTTGTTTCAAAGAAAGTGTTTCCTAGCAGTGAATCAATGCCAACAGTGCTGCCCTCTTCAAGAGGTATCCCAAAGGATCTCAGTCAGCCACAACCCTATGCCTACCAGGAGCTGGCAAATTACCCTCCATCTCCATCTGACCAGTCTGGCTCTTTCACAGGAAGCGCAGGAAATGTGCTATGTgagaattttattattattactcttattacTATTGcttttaaagaggttctccacccAAAACCTTTTTGTTTTCTTAATACATATGTTGACATGCTTCTATTAAAGGGGATGGCTCACAAAGACCACTCCAGTCTATacttattgttaaaggggtactccactggaaaccttttttttttttttatcaattggtgcaagaaagttaaacagatttgtagattacttctattaaaaca containing:
- the SYTL2 gene encoding synaptotagmin-like protein 2 isoform X13; its protein translation is MIDLSFLTDAEQEAILKVLQRDAELKKAEEQRVRHLQDEVNDENELKYKSGQWFYDAKSKRHRDKIHGADLVRASIRKRKNPTTLAELSQSGKDKSKRRWVNSINQDLFIPPELYGVMESPDETEEDLKLSMAETNQSAKRLNVASKDTDKGVMKNGTASPAKQRKNPFNSEGSVDEIDLSNGMPDQSLGGDQVNGQVGKKSDIMSSIKKLGVKLPYPSPVGSRRSSQEAKEDSLSQQPPVPKPRKLLINGQPPDRSNSSLQREDSFNNTNKPKGILKRRSSSSSTDSESIRISQTIEPIKLVLPASPILEAEQTNLFDDQITSSENSPDRQKQVRFSENVHQKPPTPNPESYNLREIGEFGILEPVSYQNELDAEFVDHPLEESRPNRYPYSDVDYDNSTEVLNQLSSLQQNRALTLQTHPNSKALDIEKKQEDQSKRIHNGISEILHESYPELNIDSAGTEPLYAVVKKPTSSDQEKDIDVDDSLVEPILLGQREKTVNQSEKPLEFGKSYGGVGKVNYVSDNPTSQPGKVYVPKNEDFMTPDRATDVQSSYDFVDEPKTRTQDIDYIKKWKHPYASEKEDFGAVQEFPNVNFGEGADGSVKSYPEYGTKSRYSPKEYKIDTKYKSVALRNTPDIDGRQVIPASKFPEAQNLPSSSRPVSGDFQTREMFLRENRGKIDLPKSANFKVMSMKDRIHDMPREQMPNPSQFQSLKHFWNVEDKNQSKEDLDTSPQRILTDVLKRNKPTRADLKPRNSKESPIDDHSLPSSFDSLSEEEQTSHKVASWLARSPAVYGTEQVDASEDQVHSGEEVMESVEKTMVDRKSQAEDFSSALQKLTEEASQVPKITNTERLKSEPIQIYPVAEPASFEKKKTSILVNSAEKKHPAIGFYERVAQISSTQSPAKQTKIVDVPAVGTEQYPKEVEESVERAVAPAKTANEFKIAFQKLMEEDQSSKSDDENQVEESNLQSGKQPLVEEHEIIERSSVPKGNDHQEFVSALKKLEIEASTPLNVADQDEQLESVSPPKSVSPVMSANFQKLMSEEQPMNETQEIIEKSSVPKGNDQQEFISALKKLEIEASTPLDVEDQKELPEIVSPPKTVSPVKSAFKIGFEHMTPTEDVLESTQKVNVAYPIQSSPTYRKDRNEFEEVVERSTAHNRTDEGDLSASPKKQDDEAAVSDPSLELEETYEKPKMTPTLQSTMLISTVQNVESPSFDVKTIPSSSVENQSYLEDPYSMRNSKSKEEAEDTYVIPEREMPKYTYDGEGKLPVEEETVEKTIVNMEESSADYRRRLTQLEEEATIPEEPEDLSFSEKFHVSQAPMKEVFVSKKVFPSSESMPTVLPSSRGIPKDLSQPQPYAYQELANYPPSPSDQSGSFTGSAGNVLYKKPDTSELSNSKKDQSKPNSQKGDTLGPIENSFPENAEKFKRMSQSVPTFLQDDTDGRDTDSASESSFQIGRHKKSPSSLTNLSGSSGMASMSSVSGSVMSMYSGDFGNVDIKGGIEFSIDYVEQLKEFHIYIYQCKDLAAAEVKKQRSDPYVKAYLLPEKAKMGKRKSAVKKKTLNPVYNEILRYKIPKESLETQTLNLSVWHHDVLGRNSFLGEVNLNLATWDWNNTQRNWYQLEARTPASGIGLENRGEMKLSLMYIPMSPPEVSKKPTKTGEVHIMIRECIQLPMLRENKINSFVKCTILPDTSRKSRQKTRTVDKTPNPIFNHTMVYDGFKEEDLREACVELTVWDHNKLSNHFLGGIRIGLGTGKSYGTAVDWMDSSPEESTMWEKMIASPNTWIEGMLPLRMFKMAKLNK